A window of Ignavibacterium sp. contains these coding sequences:
- a CDS encoding META domain-containing protein — protein sequence MKIVLSLIISILSFLSCSSQEKIIKENSELSEFSGDEIVNPSFYQEKFLRGIDFYARGNEPNWVLEIDFDSSMKFSEMNGLNIVTPSVKGIKAQDADVTNFRAQTESGELSVTISKVKCQDNMSGEMFDYNVRVAFKRNNETDFTEFNGCGKYLYDYRLHDIWVMEEMTNVELKKENLMKGLPMFEFNLSEMRFSGHAGCNQILGAIDLKGNKIIFGNLISTKMACPDMTVEEKVGQLLNNNTLSYRIEKLKLVLESDSGTKMIFKKVD from the coding sequence ATGAAAATCGTTTTAAGTTTAATCATCTCAATTTTATCATTCCTGAGCTGTTCATCCCAGGAAAAGATTATTAAAGAAAATTCTGAATTATCAGAATTTAGTGGGGATGAGATAGTTAATCCTTCATTCTATCAGGAAAAATTTTTAAGAGGCATTGATTTTTATGCAAGAGGGAATGAACCAAACTGGGTTTTAGAAATTGATTTTGATAGCTCAATGAAGTTTTCTGAAATGAATGGATTGAATATTGTTACTCCATCTGTTAAAGGAATAAAAGCTCAGGATGCGGATGTTACGAATTTCAGAGCACAAACTGAAAGCGGTGAGTTATCAGTTACAATTTCAAAAGTGAAATGTCAGGATAATATGTCAGGCGAAATGTTTGATTATAATGTTCGTGTTGCCTTCAAAAGAAACAACGAGACTGATTTCACAGAGTTCAACGGATGCGGAAAATATTTATATGATTATCGTTTGCACGATATTTGGGTAATGGAAGAAATGACAAATGTTGAATTGAAAAAAGAAAATCTGATGAAAGGTTTGCCAATGTTTGAATTTAATCTTAGCGAAATGAGATTTAGCGGACATGCTGGCTGTAATCAGATTTTAGGAGCAATAGATTTGAAAGGAAATAAAATCATTTTTGGGAATCTTATTTCCACAAAAATGGCTTGTCCGGATATGACTGTTGAGGAAAAAGTTGGTCAGTTACTCAACAACAATACTCTTTCATACAGAATTGAAAAGTTAAAACTTGTTTTGGAATCTGATTCCGGGACGAAGATGATATTCAAAAAAGTTGATTAA